From Thermus albus, one genomic window encodes:
- a CDS encoding fatty acid desaturase, with the protein MRKVEPKDWIPLIKPYAKPNTWRSLRQVANTLLPLLLLFYLAHKALAVSLALTLLLDFVAALFLVRLFILQHDAGHGSFFPKKWANDLLGFFTGVLTLVPYHHWQLSHARHHATSGNLDKRGVGDIYTMTLEEYLKASPWERLKYRLYRNPWVMFFLGPIYVFMLSYRLPLGYGSDKPSVRNSVALTNLFLALLLAGIGVFFGVKTLLLVYLPIQYMAGMIGIFLFYVQHQFEDVYWEHDPRWEYLKAAMEGSTYLKLPKVLQWLTGNIGFHHIHHLAPKIPNYLLPKVQEEVDLVKVAPTVTLKDAFKIAFADMHLYDEESRKLVGFKEAHRRLKEAQGKKAY; encoded by the coding sequence ATGAGGAAAGTAGAACCCAAAGACTGGATCCCCCTCATCAAGCCCTATGCCAAGCCCAATACCTGGAGGAGTCTGCGCCAGGTGGCCAACACCCTTCTTCCCCTCCTCCTTCTCTTCTACCTGGCCCACAAGGCCCTTGCCGTCTCCCTGGCCCTAACCCTCCTTTTGGACTTCGTGGCCGCCTTGTTCCTAGTGCGCCTTTTTATCCTGCAACACGACGCCGGCCACGGCTCCTTCTTCCCCAAGAAGTGGGCCAACGACCTCCTGGGCTTCTTCACCGGGGTGCTCACCCTGGTACCCTACCATCACTGGCAACTTTCCCACGCCCGGCACCACGCCACCAGCGGCAACCTGGACAAGCGGGGGGTAGGGGATATTTACACCATGACCCTGGAGGAGTACTTGAAGGCCAGCCCCTGGGAAAGGCTCAAGTACCGGCTCTACCGCAATCCGTGGGTCATGTTCTTCCTGGGACCCATCTACGTCTTCATGCTCTCCTACCGGCTTCCCTTGGGCTACGGCTCCGACAAGCCCTCGGTGCGCAACTCCGTGGCCCTCACCAATCTCTTCCTCGCCCTTCTCTTGGCGGGCATCGGGGTCTTCTTCGGGGTGAAAACCCTTCTTTTGGTCTACCTGCCCATCCAGTACATGGCGGGCATGATAGGCATCTTCCTCTTCTACGTGCAACACCAGTTTGAAGACGTCTACTGGGAGCACGACCCCCGCTGGGAGTACCTGAAGGCGGCCATGGAGGGAAGCACCTACCTGAAGCTTCCCAAGGTGCTCCAGTGGCTCACGGGCAACATCGGCTTCCACCACATCCACCACCTGGCCCCCAAGATCCCCAACTACCTCCTGCCCAAGGTGCAGGAAGAGGTGGACCTGGTAAAGGTGGCCCCCACGGTTACCCTCAAGGATGCCTTCAAGATCGCCTTTGCCGACATGCACCTCTACGACGAGGAAAGCCGCAAGCTGGTGGGCTTTAAGGAAGCCCATAGGCGTCTTAAGGAAGCCCAAGGCAAAAAGGCCTACTAG